Part of the Triticum urartu cultivar G1812 chromosome 2, Tu2.1, whole genome shotgun sequence genome, ACCTCCGCCACACCAACACCATAGCTCGCCACCCGCGACAGTCCGCGCTCGTACAGCAGGGCCCGGATCACCGCGTCCTGTGCGGATTCCACGCCCAGCAGTCCCGCCACCAGCTGCGTGCAATCAATCACAGAAGTACGACAAGTTAATTAGAGTATCACGTACATGTAATTAATGGGAATATCGATCAGTACGCATGCACGCATTTTGTGTGTCTGATCGATACGGCTGGTGGTAGGGTGATCACGCGTGTGGTGTAGCCTAGGTACGTACCCTTCTGGCCTGAGGAGTGAGGAGCTTGGGGTTGGCGCCGACGTAGCCGGTCAGGCCGACGTACGGGATGATGTAGGAGGCGATGAGGAAGTTGAGGCTGTTCTCGTAGGGGTTGAAGGGCGGGTCCAGCGTCGTGTTCATCGCCTGCTCCACGATCTTGCCGATGTTGGTCGCGCTGATGTCCAGCTGCGGCCGCGGGAATCCCCTCACGTTCTGCTTGATCGCCCTGCACAGACACACGCACGTACTGTTCATAAACGACATGCTAGTATGCTACTTCTCTGCTACTAATATTTCTTGGTCGGGAGAGAGTCCGAGTGGCCGAATTGTGAGGTTAATTGCGTACGTACCTGAGGTGGCCAACTTCTTGGTAGCAGAACTGTGTGGCGACGTCTCGGACGAAGGGGGTGAGGACGGCGGTCTGGCCACCGATGGGATGCGGGCCGCCGCCGGTGAGGTTGACGTCGATGCCATCGAGGCCGTAGCCCAGCGCCGACCAGCAGAAGAACTCCGCCTCCAGGTACTCGAGGTTCAGCGGGAACTCCAGCAGGTCCACGTCCGATTGTGGCAGCagcgtgccgccgccgccgaagaaCCCGCGGTACCGTGCCCACTCGTTGTCCATGTCCTGCGCCCGGCAGACGCCGCCGCAGAGAGCAGCCGCCACCAAGGCGACCACCACGACGAAGGTGGCCGGCGCAGCCATGGCAATACTACTTGCAGCTCGTAGTATGATCACGAGTTGGGAGTTTGGACGCCAAGGATGATGGTAGGATCACTGATCTGCAGGTTTGGGGGACTTGACTTGTGCGTGTTCTCGTCCTCGCGATCGGCGAATGTAATATAGGCGGTGCGGCACATGCGGAAGGGGTGCAACGTGGAGCGTGACGTGGACGGGAACGGGAAGAGGAGTGGGGGTGGCGCGCCAAGGGTGTGGCGTCCGCGGGAGCTACGTGTGGCGTTGTTTAAACGGCAGGTCGCTGTTTCCTTTGTCTTGGAGGAAATTTGAGTGGGTCGACCATTACTCCATTGTGTGACGTTTTCTGTGCAGTTTTCTAGTTTTGGACCTTACCATGGGCTCCTGAAGCACACACAATGGTGGCGCAAATTAGACAAGTTCCCATACACGAAATGGGGCATGCGATGTGCGCTCAGAAAGAAAGGTAGGAAGGGCGAAGAAACAGTCACATATGCTTGCAAGGCATTATAGgacagtgcttgaaaggaaactATTAGCATGATGTAATACCTCTTTTTTACGTTAGCAACGTGTATAACTTTTTTTGCGCAAAAAAATGTATAACTTTTCCCCCGAAAAAAAAGCAAAGTGTATAACTTTTTAAACATGCATTCGTCCCTTAGGGCTTCTTTGGTTTACTAGTTTTTCAAACCATAAGAATAGAAAAAGTAAATGATTAATAGGTCATGTCAGTTGAATCGAAGAATTCACCATGGAAAGTGCACCCCAATCTCCTAATTGGATTGATAATTAATGTCAACGTATCTTAAGGGACTTAGCCTTTTCATTTTTGTGATCCAAAACCATATTGAGTCAATTCTTTCTCAAATGTCCTTAAAGATCAAACTTCAAAATCTCACCGAGACAGTGTTTTGGACGGTGTCACCAAAATGTTACAAGGGTGACGAGATTACATTTCGGTCACATTGTACAAAAAGTGTTGATGATTCAAGTGTTAGATGTTCCAAGTCTGATGGCCGAGCTGACAAACCTTCCTTCAGACATGCAAGGAAAAGGAAGGGTAAGGATGGAAACTCCTCTACCAAGTACTTGACATTGCCGACTGCAAGTCCTCCATCATGCACTCGAAAAATCCTTAAGATATAGACGCGGCTCTTTGAGGTTACCATTCAGACACAACTCCACATGGTAAACACTTAGAATAAGGGACATTGGCGAAAACCAGTATTGGAAAGGGTTTTGAACAGACAAATACACTGGTAGATGGTTGGACTCTGATGAATCAACAAACATTAGACATCTGAAGAGGTGATATTGTGTGAATCACCCCCCCCCATAATACTCCCTCAGTTTTTATTTACttcgcatattagctttggtcaaagtcaatcTTTGTAAACTTTGACGAAGTTTATACACAAAagtattaacatatacaataacaaatcaatacccttagattcattattgaatatactttcacatcatatagatttgttattataaatgttcatacttttttctataaacttggtcaaactgtatgaagtttgacttcagtcaaatctaatatgcagagtaaataaaaacgaaGGGAGTATTAGTTAGCATCCCTTGATCATTTATGGCACCCCAAACATCCGACTTCATTTTCCTATTGGAAAGGAAAAAAATAGTTCTAACATGAACTTGTTCACCTGCAATAGTCAAGAACTCTTGACGGTATCTAGCTGGAACAACGTGTTCATCCTGAATAACTTGATTTAAGGACAAAGAATTTCGTGATGGATGGTGTTGGACACATAAGAAACAACAACTGGACATCTCCAGTGGTGACTGCACTAGTGGTTGTTGATGGACACAAAAGAAACAATGACCAATAGATGTCTACAAAGGTGACTACAACCGCTCAGGCGTGGCTCCTTGAGTATATTGATATGTATATGCATTGTTGTAATATGAAAATGAAATGTGTATCAACAAAAGGCTATATTGAGACTACCCTTAAGATGTAATTCAACCGATATATAATTATGTTGGGTTAATGTATTGTTTAATCGTGTTGCATATTATCGGTTGTTATACTTTGTATTTTTAATTAACTAAATGTACTAGGGACTAATAGAACAGAAGGCTTGTTACTAGTAAGTAAAATACCAGTGAAGATCTAATTTTGAAACATGCCACAAGTGGAGTAGTTACTAGTGACACTCGCCTATTTTGCTAATTACTGGTAACTTCTTACCACTGGCGAGTTACCATTGACGGCTACTCTGCTCGTGAATAATGTGGAAAATGCACCCATCACTAGTAAGTTGTAGTAGGGGTCCTACATTGGCTTGTGTGCATGGGAGCCTTCAAGGTGTGAAGGACGAAGCAAGATGTTTGCATGAACCTAGAGACCTATTTGGTGAAGATCTACCCTGATTAAGGCTAGACTTTCATGGTCGTAAGCCTTGGTGGCATAGGCTGAGTGCTCCATTGTGGGTGTAGTTCTCCATGGACTTGTCCTCCATGGATCTGGCAATTATGGTCTTCATGATCCTAGAACTTTTATGGTTTGAAGCCTCCATCAACATGAAGTAGGACAAGGCAAACTATCCGAATCACGGGAAAAATCTTATGCCATGCTCAGGTGATGGTGTCCTGGATAAGGAGGTGCTAACCATGTTGGCTCCCAGACATATGGGCCGGGATGAGGACTCTCAAAGTAACTATTTTGTAGGACATATTCGTCAGGCTCAGCATCTAGAGGGAATCTCCCCAAAGACTTGGCGCGTACTCCAAGACATAGAGGCGATCGTCAGAAA contains:
- the LOC125541684 gene encoding desiccation-related protein PCC13-62-like; this encodes MAAPATFVVVVALVAAALCGGVCRAQDMDNEWARYRGFFGGGGTLLPQSDVDLLEFPLNLEYLEAEFFCWSALGYGLDGIDVNLTGGGPHPIGGQTAVLTPFVRDVATQFCYQEVGHLRAIKQNVRGFPRPQLDISATNIGKIVEQAMNTTLDPPFNPYENSLNFLIASYIIPYVGLTGYVGANPKLLTPQARRLVAGLLGVESAQDAVIRALLYERGLSRVASYGVGVAEVTAHISELRNELGRRGVKDEGLVVAPGEGPEGQTVGNIIAGDRYSLAYDRTPEEILGIVYGTGSPAQAGGFFPQGADGRIARGLLM